CTACATAAAATGCAGAGTATCAATACCACCTTATTAGTCCCTTGTGCTATTTTGCGGTAGTGGTAATGCCTAGGAAATTGCAGAATTTAAGTAGggagaaaattttggaaaatcaCCTTTGTGTGGTTGATGAGGTCGTAAGTGTTTAAGAGAAATCTATTAGGAAGTGAAGATTTAGACTGAATTTTGATAAGAGAAATCTCGTCTTCATTTTCGGGCATTATAGAGGAATAGCtataaaaaactatattaaagGAAACACAACTTCTTCGATGAGGTTTGTTGAAAGGTGGAATTCCACcgatataaaaaattaaatactgGTCTGGGTTAACAAGCTTCAACTAGTCTGATACCAACTGCAACAAAGACCCCATACTTACAACCATTTGAAGTACTGTGTGGGGCATTTCCTGAGCAAGTCTTAGCTAAATTGAGTCTTATTCTCACAGCATTTGGGATGTGTGTGTGTCTTTGTGTGTGtgaatttatgtttttagtttaatatacTTCTTCTCCTCCATCCTCAGTTGGTTGCTGTTCGAGTAGTTCCTTGGGCCAAAGCAAACCTTAATTATACTGCTCAGGCACTCATCATTTCTGCAGGTATAGTGCTTATGTACAAACTTGTTATTAACCAATTGTCATCATCTATTTCAAACAcagaaaagcctaaagagttAAATCTGTGAACTCCTAGTAAGTATGAGCCCATTCCATTTTTCTGCCCCCTAcgaaagtaaaagaaaatgctAAAAACTATTATGGAAGCATCTTTAGAAACGGGTCGAATTAACTTGGTATTACTTATTGTAGGAATTAAcgttttacttttaatttgtGAACAGCGTCTATTGCTGCGTACTTCATCACTGCTGATAAAACCATCTTAGAATGTGCAAGAAGAAACTCTCAGTTAGAGCATGCCTTGAGGCGCCAAGGATCATGAATGTACTTTTGTGTGCGTTGTGTTGGAGCAGTCTGTTCGGATGTTATATAACGGAAAATGGCTCCAAAATGCCTAATGACAGTTTAAGATCTAGTCCTTCACTtgttttcttcccaatttccAATACCAACTCTCTTTGGATTCAGTGGACTAGAtgtaaaacaaacaataaaataaaatatctccTTCTAGTGCCGGCTACCATTATGGGCGCTTATATTTTCTGCTGTTTCTGATTTTGGAATGCAAGTAGTGTTTATGTGGCCATTTACTCTGTTTCCGTTCATTcttcttgaattttgtttaCCTCATGTGAAATACTATTCTCAAGCTTCCTGGAGATTGTTTATCTTCTTTTGGTTGCATGAAGTTTCTGGATTAAAAACCTGAAATACTAGTGTCAATGAAGTTCTTCGCCAATGATTGCTGATAGCATGATAtcttttggattaaaatttaatctttagaTTTAAGGTACATTATCACCCTGCTATGGATTTGATTTACATTCAGTATATCCtagtttattttctttagaaGGGTTTTATGCCAGCTTCAAAGGATTGCATTTGGTTCTTGACATGAATCTGAGCCTTCTAGTTTGGATTCATGTAAAGAGAGGTGCAATGGACTGGCTGGATTCTACAAGATACTTCAGATAGTAGACAATGTTATCCAGCTTTCCCATGAGTATTCCAACTGTGGTCAACTTCACTCCTTGGTTCATAATATTAGGTATGTGAAAATTACACCTATCTTTGCTCTCTATATTAGTCTCTTCAAATCCACATTATACATTTATATTTCCATCAAGTAAAAGTTCAATTCTATTGCGTTTGGTTTTGAAGAGTGGGAATCCGAATGTGAAATAAAGTTGATTCATTTGTCTTATGGTGTAACAATCATCCCAAAGAGTACTTTCGGCTACCGTCTTTGAGTAGGCTTAGTAAGACGATAATTGGGGAATCTTAACGAGCAACTGGGAGAGATAGGATAGCAGACAGTATTTTGAAGTAggtgaattgaaaatttgatctaACCTCTTCAGACTTATCGATATGTTTTTGTGTACTAAAACTGAAAGTTAGAGAAGTTAGCTTAAGGCTTCATCTTCTCCAACCAAACCACACTGTCAAATCCTTAGAAAGGATTCAGGCTAGCCAACTTAGAAGGAAACTTTCTGCTAACTGATATGCTTGaggataaaaatgaaaaccttATCTTTGTTTGTTTACTCATCTAAGTATTCCAGACATGTTATGTTAacatttctgttctttttatttatttatgaatctGCCACATTTTTATAATGGATTGAGAGAAAGTTGAATCTATACTAATCTGATTTTGTTTCATTGTTTAGCCattaattctttcaatttttaacaCAGCTCGGAATCAATCAGAATGTGGATTTTACGAACCGAAATCGTGGCCACATTGTTCACCACTGACACATAGCAATTTGGCATGATTCTTTGTGGGAGTTCCTATTCATGATAATGCAAAAGTATGGACATAGCCATAAAATCTGCAACCTTGCTTGAAATCTGAACTGAGAAGAAGAATTGAATGATATTGCCTGAAAAACTTGcacacaaaaaaacaaagcccCTTTTGATTCCATATTGGATGATCCCAACAAGCATCTTCACTTTAGTATATTCTCTTTGGAACAAAAAAGGCATCCATTTCCATGACCCATGTAAGATAGTAAGTGGCTTGGCACCAACCAACTGCCATGAGGGGAATTTTATAAGCCCTTAGCCAAACTCACTAGATAAGTACTTTGGAAGTTACTTAATCTCAATGATCACAACTACCAATTCAGCCTCTGCTTTAACTAAAACTTCCAAGTTTTTATCTCTTGGACGACAGATTCTCAAAAGGACAACTGATGgcatttttgttgttgttgttgttgtgtgTACTTACTTTATTATCTAAATGCATTGTAGGCTCCAAACTTATCCTTGGGAACAATTGTCTACTCCAAGAGATGCTCAGCTGAGGAACAAggtatgtttttgttttattatgtgGAATTAGTATGGTAATTTATTGACTATACTTTCTTAGTTATTATATAATGTAGAAATGTCTTTGTATATACACATTTAATCTGTATTATAAATCATATAACTTGTATGATAATGTGGAATGACTCAAAAAGGATATAGGATAGACTACAAAAGTTTGGTCCTTTTTATCctctcaaaaagaaaaagtgagaCAAATTATTGtgcatttgatttgatttattctTTCTCCCCTGCTACCTACTTGCCCTATGCCCTATGCCCTatgttcttcttcatctataaatactttcCTTTACATGGTCTCTCTTGAGTAATCAAGTTTATAGCTCAAGAGAGGATTGAAAGATCAAGAACTCATCCATTTCAATTCTTCTCTTTGTGGAAAGTCATGGAGTTCAGGAAGTTGACAGTTGATGCAGATTTTGCTACAAGTCTTTTTAATAGAAAGGATGAGAAATGTTTTAtccctcatcttcttcactttAGCGACGTATCGTGTTCGGAAGATTCAACTAGTTCAATTGGATCGTTgtcatcgtcgtcgtcgtcaagCCTCTGTGACGACGATGCATTATCGTCATTTTCATCTTCGtcttcgtcgtcgtcgtctttGTTATCTCAAAGAGAAGTTTGTGAGGAACAACAGCTGCTTTCTATCAAGTGAGTTCATGTTCTTTGAACTAAAATGTAGAGCTCTGTTTCAAATTCTAAAGCTTTTGGNaaaaaaaaaaaaaaaaaaaaaaaaaaaaaaaaaaaaaaaaaaaaaaaaaaaaaaaaaaaaaaaaaaaaaaaaaaaaaaacttatgattgttttaaaaaaataatgatttgctggattttattttattaaaaaatggaaactgcattataaatttaaatatataaaaaataat
The nucleotide sequence above comes from Cucurbita pepo subsp. pepo cultivar mu-cu-16 chromosome LG11, ASM280686v2, whole genome shotgun sequence. Encoded proteins:
- the LOC111805706 gene encoding uncharacterized protein LOC111805706 isoform X2; amino-acid sequence: MEFRKLTVDADFATSLFNRKDEKCFIPHLLHFSDVSCSEDSTSSIGSLSSSSSSSLCDDDALSSFSSSSSSSSSLLSQREVCEEQQLLSIKKGLSKFYEGKSRTFSSLSDVKCVEDLAKGDNDYRKKYSRITPKATILKKHGRASLATLASKMDISLRPE
- the LOC111805707 gene encoding early nodulin-93-like: MGIPSDLRDLWVERRNALVIPSPAEERKISNAKRCTQEGVRAGFKNASIACVASAVPTLVAVRVVPWAKANLNYTAQALIISAASIAAYFITADKTILECARRNSQLEHALRRQGS